In a single window of the Tellurirhabdus bombi genome:
- a CDS encoding alpha-ketoacid dehydrogenase subunit alpha/beta — protein sequence MIVNESVSETDLLTRDKVLRDYRLASESRQASLIGRREVMGGRAKFGIFGDGKELPQLAAATAFAAGDFRSGYYRDQTFMVALDALNWVEFFAQLYAHTDVKAEPHSAGRQMNAHYANRWIDETGQWRSQTDVPNSVGDIAPTAGQIPRALGLAYASKLYRQNPELHSMTMFSHQGNEITFGTIGDASTSQGMFWEAMNAAGVLQVPLLMSVWDDGYGISVPIEYQTTKGSISKALAGLQRDENDKGIEIFTVKAWDYVALIETYQKAAQLCREEHVPVLVHVQEVTQPQGHSTSGSHERYKSKDRLKWEHELDCNQQFRQWILENGFASDDELTQIERAAAQTIKQARQTAWANYISSMKGDYDEVMGLLQAAIDTSSNGQSIAQIRNQLQHTYSPLRRDAVAAARRALRYLNRENNPARQGLLAWLERAKLENEDRFNSHLYSPFASSPMNVAAVPARYEETSQMLDGYLLMQRYFDTLFARDPRVVALGEDVGKIGDVNQGFAGLQEKYGDLRITDTGIRETTIIGQGIGMAMRGLRPIVEIQYFDYIFYALATLTDDLATLRYRTKSGQMAPLIVRTRGHRLEGIWHSGSPMGAVLNSLRGVHVLVPRNMTQAAGFYNTLLKGDDPGLLIECLNGYRLKERLPENLDEFCVPLGVPEIIREGSDVTVVTYGSMCRIVLEAAEQLEAMGINIEVIDVQSLLPFDVHHSIVESIQKTNRVIFADEDFPGGASAYMMQKVVEEQNAYRWLDSPPRTLSAQAHRPAYGSDGDYFSKPSTEDVFDLVYSLMQECDPARFPELYS from the coding sequence GTGATTGTAAACGAATCAGTTAGCGAAACCGATCTCTTAACGCGGGACAAAGTCCTGCGAGACTATCGGCTCGCCTCAGAAAGCCGTCAGGCAAGCCTGATAGGTCGTCGCGAAGTCATGGGCGGTCGAGCTAAATTTGGAATCTTCGGCGATGGCAAAGAACTTCCGCAACTCGCGGCGGCAACTGCCTTTGCTGCCGGCGACTTCCGATCAGGTTACTACCGCGACCAAACATTTATGGTTGCGCTCGATGCGTTAAACTGGGTCGAATTTTTCGCCCAGCTTTATGCCCATACCGACGTAAAAGCCGAACCCCATTCGGCCGGTCGCCAGATGAATGCCCATTACGCCAATCGCTGGATTGATGAAACGGGCCAGTGGCGTTCCCAAACCGATGTTCCTAACTCCGTTGGCGACATTGCGCCTACTGCCGGGCAAATTCCCCGCGCCTTAGGTCTGGCCTATGCCTCCAAGCTCTATCGCCAGAACCCTGAGTTACATTCTATGACGATGTTTTCGCACCAAGGTAACGAAATCACATTCGGCACCATTGGTGATGCATCCACATCACAGGGCATGTTCTGGGAAGCCATGAATGCGGCTGGTGTTCTGCAAGTTCCGCTACTCATGTCTGTCTGGGATGATGGCTATGGCATCTCCGTGCCCATCGAATACCAGACCACGAAAGGAAGTATTTCAAAAGCTCTGGCAGGACTGCAACGCGACGAAAACGACAAGGGAATTGAGATTTTTACGGTTAAAGCCTGGGATTATGTAGCTCTTATTGAAACGTACCAGAAAGCAGCCCAGCTATGCCGGGAAGAACACGTACCAGTATTGGTTCATGTTCAGGAAGTTACCCAGCCTCAAGGGCATTCTACTTCGGGCTCTCACGAACGTTATAAATCGAAAGATCGCCTTAAGTGGGAGCATGAACTCGACTGTAACCAGCAGTTTCGGCAGTGGATTCTGGAAAATGGTTTTGCCAGTGACGATGAGCTAACGCAGATCGAACGTGCTGCTGCTCAAACCATCAAGCAGGCGCGACAAACGGCCTGGGCGAATTACATTTCCTCCATGAAAGGTGATTATGACGAGGTAATGGGCTTGCTTCAGGCAGCCATTGATACGTCGTCCAATGGTCAATCAATTGCTCAAATACGCAATCAGCTTCAACATACCTATTCGCCCTTGCGCCGTGATGCTGTTGCAGCAGCCCGTCGCGCTTTGCGGTACTTAAACCGGGAAAACAATCCAGCCCGCCAAGGCTTGCTTGCCTGGCTGGAACGGGCTAAGCTCGAAAACGAAGACCGCTTTAATTCGCATTTATACAGCCCATTTGCCTCATCACCCATGAACGTAGCAGCTGTTCCGGCACGTTACGAGGAAACCAGTCAGATGCTTGATGGGTATTTATTAATGCAGCGGTATTTCGACACGCTCTTTGCGCGTGATCCCCGGGTGGTTGCTTTAGGGGAGGATGTAGGTAAGATTGGGGATGTTAATCAGGGGTTTGCCGGCCTTCAGGAAAAATACGGCGACCTACGAATTACGGATACAGGCATTCGGGAAACCACGATTATTGGGCAAGGTATCGGTATGGCCATGCGCGGGCTGCGCCCCATCGTGGAAATCCAGTATTTTGATTATATTTTTTATGCGCTGGCTACCCTCACGGACGATCTGGCTACGTTGCGTTACCGCACCAAGAGCGGCCAGATGGCTCCACTTATTGTCCGGACGCGCGGGCACCGACTGGAAGGAATCTGGCACTCAGGCTCTCCCATGGGCGCGGTTCTGAATAGTTTACGGGGTGTGCATGTCCTTGTTCCACGTAACATGACCCAGGCGGCGGGCTTCTACAATACGTTGCTCAAAGGCGATGACCCCGGTCTCTTAATTGAATGCCTGAATGGGTACCGCCTCAAGGAACGGCTCCCCGAAAACCTGGATGAATTTTGCGTACCCCTGGGCGTACCCGAAATAATTCGTGAAGGTTCGGATGTGACGGTTGTTACCTATGGCTCCATGTGCCGCATCGTACTGGAAGCCGCCGAACAGCTTGAGGCAATGGGTATCAATATTGAAGTAATTGACGTTCAGAGCTTATTGCCTTTTGATGTACATCATTCCATTGTTGAATCCATCCAGAAAACAAACCGGGTTATTTTCGCAGATGAAGATTTTCCCGGCGGTGCTTCAGCGTACATGATGCAGAAAGTTGTCGAAGAGCAGAATGCCTATCGCTGGCTGGATTCGCCTCCCCGAACATTATCGGCGCAGGCCCACCGCCCAGCCTACGGATCGGATGGTGACTATTTTTCAAAACCAAGCACCGAAGACGTTTTTGATTTAGTCTATAGCTTAATGCAGGAATGCGATCCGGCACGTTTCCCGGAATTATATTCGTAA
- a CDS encoding NADH-quinone oxidoreductase subunit J family protein, translated as MVQLIFILFALLTLGSALAVLLTRNVLYAAFFLLITLLGVAGLFVLAGADFLAVSQIMIYVGGVLVLIIFGVMLTHKQQPEQTASTKPNYILTRHRGWFWPLLVAVGLFAALYSVLIRANFVMFSREAVWQPTPAIIGKQLMTEFSVPFEIAGVLLLVALIGAATIAAASRPTPTNHGNR; from the coding sequence GTGGTTCAACTCATTTTTATTCTATTTGCATTACTTACTCTTGGCTCAGCGCTGGCTGTTTTGCTAACGCGAAATGTGTTGTACGCTGCTTTTTTTCTGCTGATTACTTTGCTGGGCGTAGCTGGTTTGTTTGTTCTGGCCGGGGCTGATTTTCTGGCTGTTTCGCAAATTATGATCTATGTCGGCGGTGTACTCGTTCTAATTATTTTCGGGGTCATGCTCACCCATAAACAACAACCCGAACAAACGGCTTCGACAAAACCAAATTATATCCTGACCCGCCACCGGGGCTGGTTCTGGCCTTTGCTGGTTGCCGTCGGGTTGTTTGCGGCGTTGTACAGCGTCTTGATCCGGGCTAATTTTGTCATGTTCAGTCGCGAAGCAGTTTGGCAACCGACACCAGCCATTATTGGTAAGCAGTTGATGACCGAATTTAGTGTACCGTTTGAAATTGCAGGCGTTTTATTGCTTGTTGCCCTTATTGGTGCTGCCACCATAGCCGCCGCTTCCCGCCCGACACCAACCAACCATGGAAACCGTTAA
- a CDS encoding 2OG-Fe(II) oxygenase, protein MEERFELLIDGILEKGYGIVDDFLSPDEVEILRQTLYARNQQGEFKTAAIGNQQVTVQTSIRGDQIRWLDRADALPEETLYLDRVQYLIEYLNRTCYLGLLDSEIHYALYPAGTFYKRHLDRFRANSSLGGPQRKLSVICYLNQDWQESDGGQLVVYLPQPDGGEEAISILPAGGRLVCFESDKLEHEVLPATRERLSLTGWLRTGGTR, encoded by the coding sequence ATGGAAGAGCGTTTTGAATTACTTATTGATGGCATTCTGGAAAAAGGATACGGCATCGTCGATGATTTTTTGTCGCCTGACGAAGTGGAAATCTTGCGCCAAACGCTTTATGCCCGAAATCAGCAGGGCGAATTCAAAACAGCTGCCATAGGAAATCAGCAGGTAACGGTGCAGACGAGCATCCGGGGCGACCAGATTCGCTGGCTCGACCGCGCAGATGCGTTGCCGGAAGAAACCCTTTACCTCGACCGGGTTCAATACCTGATTGAGTACCTGAATCGGACCTGTTACCTGGGTCTGCTCGACAGCGAAATTCACTATGCCCTTTACCCGGCAGGCACATTCTACAAACGTCACCTGGATCGGTTTCGTGCCAATTCGTCATTGGGTGGCCCCCAGCGCAAACTTTCTGTAATCTGTTACCTGAATCAGGACTGGCAGGAAAGCGATGGCGGGCAACTCGTTGTTTACCTGCCGCAACCCGACGGAGGTGAAGAAGCGATCTCTATCCTACCCGCTGGTGGCCGCCTGGTTTGCTTCGAAAGCGATAAGCTGGAGCATGAAGTTTTGCCCGCTACCCGGGAGCGCCTTAGTTTAACGGGTTGGTTAAGGACAGGGGGAACTCGGTAA
- a CDS encoding 4Fe-4S dicluster domain-containing protein, whose product MNQYFKDIQEGISTTITGLKLTLKHIWQARHSRDPINVQDDAYFKQTSGIVTLQYPFQTIPIPDNGRYRLHNEIDDCIVCDKCAKVCPVDCITIDTIKATEEVGKASDGSPIRLYAGTFDIDMAKCCYCGLCTTVCPTECLTMTKTFDYSEFDIGHMNYHFANLTPTEAEEKRRLYDQFVREKEEIKVQQAALKAAEAAKPVQTAEPATAPKRPVFRPGMKPGAAPAPSETPKTDESEPAVPEVEAVKPAVPKPAFRPSVKPKTPQPTPDTSADSKPIEPPSKAVEESESLTEEPKPAAPKPAFRPTLKSKAVQPAQEELLAPGNAIPEQELPKPTAKPVFRPTLKPKTAPESDVTPVAPVETKTEASAPESTEAAKPLAKPTFRPSMKPKSAPAGEAQPVESKSIEPSPAPVEESKPAVEEVAKPVTPKPAFRPSMKPKGTPPAETNPEQPQASSPSIEPQPGETEEPKPAAKPAFRPSMKPKAKPNDPPSESA is encoded by the coding sequence ATGAATCAGTATTTCAAAGATATTCAGGAAGGCATCAGCACGACAATTACAGGCCTGAAACTGACGCTAAAGCATATTTGGCAGGCTAGGCACAGTCGTGATCCGATCAATGTGCAGGATGATGCGTACTTCAAGCAGACTTCGGGCATTGTTACCTTGCAATACCCGTTTCAAACGATTCCTATTCCCGACAACGGGCGGTATCGGCTGCATAATGAAATCGACGACTGCATTGTTTGTGACAAATGCGCTAAAGTCTGTCCGGTTGATTGCATCACCATTGATACCATCAAAGCGACGGAAGAAGTTGGGAAAGCGTCGGATGGTTCGCCTATCCGGCTGTATGCGGGCACTTTCGATATAGACATGGCCAAGTGTTGTTACTGTGGTCTTTGTACGACGGTATGCCCCACCGAATGCCTGACCATGACCAAGACGTTCGACTACAGCGAGTTCGATATTGGTCACATGAACTACCACTTTGCTAATCTGACGCCCACGGAGGCTGAGGAAAAACGGCGTTTGTATGACCAGTTTGTGCGCGAAAAAGAAGAAATCAAAGTTCAACAGGCTGCCCTAAAAGCAGCCGAAGCAGCAAAGCCCGTCCAGACCGCTGAGCCTGCTACGGCTCCTAAACGCCCTGTCTTCCGACCCGGTATGAAGCCTGGTGCTGCTCCGGCTCCCAGCGAAACACCAAAGACGGATGAATCGGAACCAGCAGTTCCTGAAGTAGAAGCAGTCAAACCAGCGGTGCCCAAACCCGCCTTCCGGCCATCCGTAAAGCCAAAAACGCCTCAGCCTACTCCAGACACTTCGGCTGATAGTAAGCCCATTGAACCGCCAAGCAAGGCCGTTGAAGAATCCGAATCGTTGACAGAGGAGCCAAAACCAGCGGCACCAAAACCCGCCTTCCGACCAACGCTAAAATCCAAAGCCGTTCAACCTGCTCAGGAAGAGTTACTGGCTCCAGGCAATGCAATACCTGAGCAAGAACTACCAAAACCAACGGCCAAACCTGTTTTCCGGCCAACATTAAAACCGAAAACAGCACCTGAGAGTGACGTAACGCCTGTTGCACCCGTTGAGACGAAAACCGAAGCATCAGCGCCGGAATCAACGGAGGCTGCGAAACCACTGGCTAAGCCTACCTTTCGGCCAAGCATGAAGCCAAAGTCGGCACCAGCCGGCGAAGCGCAACCGGTGGAGTCGAAAAGCATTGAACCAAGTCCCGCACCCGTTGAGGAATCAAAACCAGCGGTCGAGGAGGTGGCGAAACCAGTAACGCCCAAACCCGCGTTCCGGCCAAGCATGAAGCCAAAGGGCACGCCCCCTGCCGAAACGAATCCCGAACAACCACAAGCCAGCTCGCCCTCCATCGAGCCGCAACCCGGTGAGACGGAGGAGCCAAAGCCGGCTGCTAAGCCCGCGTTCCGGCCAAGCATGAAGCCCAAAGCAAAACCAAACGATCCGCCCAGCGAATCCGCTTAG
- the nuoK gene encoding NADH-quinone oxidoreductase subunit NuoK, with translation METVNPGYYLLIAAALFSIGLAIVVIKRHAIMVLMGIELMLNAVNLNLIAFSQYDPDRLQGQMLALFVMIVAAAETAIALAIILQLHRHFNTVQLDEINDLKK, from the coding sequence ATGGAAACCGTTAATCCAGGCTATTATCTCTTAATTGCCGCCGCTCTGTTCAGTATTGGTTTGGCAATTGTTGTTATCAAACGCCATGCGATCATGGTATTGATGGGCATTGAGCTCATGCTTAACGCCGTCAATCTTAACCTGATTGCTTTCAGCCAATACGACCCCGATCGCCTGCAAGGGCAGATGCTGGCTTTGTTTGTTATGATTGTTGCGGCTGCCGAGACGGCCATTGCTCTGGCGATTATTTTGCAGCTTCACCGGCATTTCAATACGGTGCAATTGGACGAAATTAATGACTTGAAGAAATAA